A genome region from Panicum virgatum strain AP13 chromosome 4K, P.virgatum_v5, whole genome shotgun sequence includes the following:
- the LOC120703191 gene encoding calcium-binding protein CML38-like, with translation MAFMRYRALPQQGEPTVEEFRAWLAQFDADRDGRISREELQQALRSLNVWFAWWKARDGVRAADGDGDGGVAGDDEVARLFAFAQRHLHVKINQLGYY, from the coding sequence ATGGCGTTCATGCGGTACCGCGCGCTGCCGCAGCAGGGGGAGCCGACGGTGGAGGAGTTCCGGGCGTGGCTGGCGCAGTTCGACGCCGACCGCGACGGCCGGATCAGCCGGGAGGAGCTGCAGCAGGCGCTGCGGAGCCTCAACGTGTGGTTCGCGTGGTGGAAGGCGCGGGACGGGGtgcgcgccgccgacggcgacggcgacggcggcgtggccggGGACGACGAGGTCGCCCGCCTCTTCGCCTTCGCGCAGAGGCACCTCCACGTCAAGATCAACCAGCTCGGGTACTACTGA
- the LOC120705070 gene encoding calcium-binding protein CML38-like encodes MAFVRYRALPQRGEPTVEEFRAWLAQFDADRDGRISREELQHALRSLNVWFAWWKARGGVRATDGDGDGDGAVAVAGDDEVARLFAFAQRHLHAKIAQLGYY; translated from the coding sequence ATGGCGTTCGTGAGGTACCGCGCGCTGCCGCAGCGCGGGGAGCCGACGGTGGAGGAGTTCCGGGCGTGGCTGGCGCAGTTCGACGCCGACCGCGATGGCCGGATCAGCCGGGAGGAGCTCCAGCACGCGCTCCGGAGCCTCAACGTGTGGTTCGCGTGGTGGAAGGCGCGGGGCGGGGTGCGCGCCAccgacggcgatggcgacggcgacggcgccgtggccgtggccggggACGACGAGGTCGCCCGGCTCTTCGCCTTCGCGCAGAGGCACCTCCACGCCAAGATCGCCCAGCTCGGATACTACTGA
- the LOC120703192 gene encoding trafficking protein particle complex II-specific subunit 130 homolog translates to MANYLAQFQTIKSSCDRIVIAVEDVSDLWLNVKESFERRVPVKKACLNNKARNPVFVDNLPAEFIQTTDSRLRSRFPQEQYLFWFREPYATVVLVTCEDLDEFKTILKPRLKLIVQNDEREWFIVFVSKAHPSNDQATKMANKVYARLEAEFNTKKRERCCKFDLHGPDAEFWDDFDSKMMDCVRNTLDRRIQFYEEEIRRLSEQRFTPIWNFCNFFILKESLAFMFEMSNLHEDSLREYDELELCYSESVTSPGKHREFGGLDTGDDQAALLNPGFKALTQIVQDDVFREFEFRQYIFACQAKLLFKLSRPIEVAARGHAFVVGFSKTLALHENSLPFCFREVWVITACLGLIKSTTSHYDGGAVSVDSEKEFYRLQGDLYSLCRIKFMRLAYLIGYGVEIEKSPVNSASLSMLPWPKPAIWPSIPPDSSAEVMEKEKMILQSKSREKLFNIYRKPLPLEPSLLLREANRRRAFLSVGNLSELYDSADGSGLDANSKLSPNRSASNFMARTLSGPAMSETSLPVDRPMRLSEIHVAAEHALKQTISDPDFMTSLSSVEEFEKRYMELTKGAADNYHRSWWKRHGVVLDGEIAALFFKHGNYDLAVKSYEKVCALYSAEGWEELLADVLPDLAECQKILNDEAGYLASCVKLLSLDSTLFSSKERQAFQSEVVRLAHSEMKHLVPLDVSSLITFAGNAGPPLELCDGDPGTLSVAVWSGFPDDITLESLSLRLSASSSADEGIKAIKSSDSHVLKPGRNTISFDIPPQKPGSYVLGALTGHIGKLSFRSHGFSQDGPVETDEFMSFEKPTRPVLKVRKPRALVDITPAVSSALLMNELQWIGLIVKPIDYSLKGGILHIDAGAELKIEQSQMIEIENYRGDMDHAGSANSTAEAGKVEKIPIENGKIELPDWASDVTTLVWFPVRAIDDTIARGESPASPQKQNIVDGMRMIALKLEFGVFHNQVFERTIAVHFTNPFHVSTRVVDKCNDGTLLLQVILRSEVKATLHVKDVQLDLQSGFEHLGKGDGRPASSLFPLVVAPSSRAGILFIIRLSGTKDLDEVENADSMLNIKYGISGERTTGAHSPVPVQPGDSEELLFKIALRLKRPVLDPCLAVGFLPFSTDCLRVGQLVNMRWRVERLKSLEDASVSGDEVLYQVDANPQNWMVAGRKCGHVSLSNEQGSRMEITVTCIPLVSGYVHPPQLGLPEVGEVNISCNPAGPHLVCVLPPALSTSYCIPAA, encoded by the exons atggcgaacTACCTCGCGCAGTTCCAGACCATCAAGTCCTCCTGCGACCGCATCGTCATCGCCG TTGAGGATGTGAGCGACTTGTGGCTCAATGTCAAGGAGAGTTTTGAGCGTCGTGTGCCAGTGAAAAAGGCCTGTCTAAACAACAAGGCCAGGAATCCtgtttttgttgataatctACCAGCTGAGTTTATACAAACAACTGATTCAAGGTTGCGTAGTCGATTTCCGCAAGAACAATACTTGTTCTGGTTCCGGGAACCATATGCTACTGTTGTTCTTGTCACTTGTGAG GATCTTGATGAATTCAAGACCATTCTTAAGCCTCGCCTCAAATTAATTGTGCAAAATGATGAACGCGAATGGTTTATTGTGTTTGTGTCCAAGGCCCATCCTAGCAATGATCAAGCAACTAAGATGGCAAATAAAGTATATGCTAGGCTTGAGGCTGAATTCAACaccaaaaagagagaaag GTGCTGCAAATTTGATCTCCATGGACCCGATGCGGAATTCTGGGATGATTTCGACTCTAAAATGATGGACTGCGTAAGAAACACTTTAGACAGGCGGATCCAATTTTATGAAGAGGAAATCCGGAGGTTAAGTGAGCAGCGGTTTACTCCGATATGGAACTTCTGCAACTTCTTCATTCTGAAG GAAAGCTTGGCGTTCATGTTTGAGATGAGTAATCTCCATGAAGATTCACTCCGTGAATATGATGAACTTGAACTATGCTACTCAGAATCAG TGACCTCTCCAGGGAAACATCGAGAATTTGGAGGATTAGATACTGGTGATGATCAGGCTGCACTGCTAAATCCAGGATTCAAAGCACTGACCCAAATTGTTCAGGATGATGTATTCAGAGAGTTTGAGTTTAGACAGTACATATTTGCTTGCCAGGCTAAG CTATTGTTTAAATTGTCTCGTCCAATTGAGGTTGCTGCCAGAGGACATGCTTTTGTTGTTGGCTTTTCCAAGACACTTGCCTTGCATGAA AATTCCCTCCCATTTTGCTTCCGTGAAGTATGGGTGATAACTGCATGTTTGGGTTTGATAAAGTCTACAACTTCACATTATGATGGTGGGGCTGTTTCTGTTGATTCAGAGAAAGAATTCTATCGTCTTCAGGGTGACCTTTATTCTCTCTGCCGTATTAAG TTTATGAGGCTTGCTTACTTGATTGGTTATGGGGTTGAGATAGAAAAGAGTCCAGTCAACAG CGCATCTTTAAGCATGCTACCATGGCCAAAGCCAGCTATATGGCCTTCAATTCCACCTGACTCATCGGCAGAAGTAATGGAGAAGGAGAAG ATGATTCTTCAATCAAAATCAAGGGAAAAGCTCTTCAACATTTACAGGAAACCTCTGCCACTAGAACCTTCTTTACTTCTACGTGAGGCTAATAGGCGCAGAGCTTTTCTTTCTGTTGGAAATCTGTCGGAGTTATATGATTCAGCTGATGG TTCAGGTTTAGATGCCAATTCAAAACTTTCTCCCAACAGATCTGCTTCTAACTTCATGGCAAGAACACTGTCAGGTCCAGCGATGTCGGAAACTTCTCTGCCAGTTGATCGGCCCATGAGGTTGTCGGAAATTCATGTTGCAGCTGAACATGCTCTGAAACAGACGATATCAGATCCTGATTTTATGACATCACTTTCATCTGTAGAAGAATTTGAG AAAAGATATATGGAGCTTACCAAAGGTGCAGCTGACAATTATCACCGCTCCTGGTGGAAAAGACATGGAGTTGTGCTTGATGGAGAGATTGCAGCTCTGTTCTTTAAACATGGAAATTATGATCTGGCTGTGAAATCCTATGAGAAAGTTTGTGCTCTCTATTCTGCAGAAGGCTGGGAAGAGCTGTTGGCAGATGTTCTTCCTGATCTTGCAGAATGCCAGAAGATTCTTAATGATGAAGCTGGTTACTTGGCGTCCTGTGTAAAGTTACTTTCTCTGGACAGCACCTTGTTTTCATCTAAAGAGAGGCAAGCTTTTCAGTCAGAAGTCGTTCGACTTGCTCACAGTGAAATGAAGCATCTTGTGCCACTTGATGTCTCATCACTAATTACATTTGCTGGAAATGCTGGTCCACCACTAGAATTATGTGATGGAGATCCTGGTACCCTATCTGTAGCAGTTTGGAGTGGCTTCCCGGATGACATCACACTGGAGTCTCTCAGTTTAAGATTGTCAGCTTCATCTAGTGCAGATGAAGGTATCAAG GCAATAAAGAGTTCGGACTCTCATGTTCTCAAACCAGGTAGAAATACCATCTCTTTTGACATTCCACCTCAAAAGCCTGGTTCCTATGTGTTGGGTGCTCTTACTGGACACATTGGCAAGCTGTCATTCAGATCACATGGATTTTCTCAAGATGGTCCAGTGGAAACCGATGAATTCATGAGCTTTGAGAAGCCAACAAGACCTGTTTTGAAG GTGAGAAAACCAAGGGCTTTAGTTGATATTACTCCTGCTGTCTCCTCTGCATTGCTCATGAATGAGCTCCAATGGATTGGATTAATCGTCAAGCCAATAGACTATTCTCTAAAAGGTGGCATATTGCATATAGATGCTGGTGCCGAACTGAAAATAGAGCAGTCTCAGATGATTGAGATAGAAAATTACAGAGGTGATATGGACCATGCTGGTTCTGCTAATAGCACTGCTGAAGCTGGAAAGGTTGAAAAGATCCCAATTGAAAATGGGAAGATAGAACTTCCAGATTGGGCTAGTGATGTAACTACTCTTGTTTGGTTTCCTGTTCGTGCTATTGATGATACTATTGCTAGAGGAGAATCCCCAG catCTCCTCAGAAGCAGAACATAGTTGATGGGATGAGAATGATTGCTCTCAAGCTTGAATTTGGTGTTTTCCATAATCAAGTATTCGAAAG GACCATTGCAGTACATTTCACTAACCCATTCCATGTAAGCACACGTGTTGTAGACAAGTGCAATGATGGAACCCTACTTCTACAG GTGATACTGCGCTCTGAAGTGAAGGCCACTCTGCATGTAAAGGATGTACAGTTAGATCTTCAATCTGGATTTGAGCACTTGGGCAAGGGAGATGGCCGACCAGCATCAAGTTTATTCCCTCTCGTTGTTGCTCCTTCTTCCAGAGCTGGAATTCTATTCATAATACGGTTAAGTGGCACAAAAG ATCTGGATGAGGTTGAAAATGCAGACAGCATGCTGAATATCAAGTATGGAATATCTGGTGAAAGAACAACTGGAGCACATTCTCCAGTTCCTGTCCAACCTGGTGATTCTGAAGAGCTCTTGTTCAAGATTGCATTGAGACTGAAGCGACCTGTCCTGGATCCATGTCTAGCAGTTGGATTCCTTCCATTTTCTACCGATTGCCTCAGGGTTGGGCAGTTAGTTAATATGAGATGGAGAGTTGAAAGGCTGAAAAGCCTGGAGGATGCATCCGTATCTGGC GATGAAGTACtttatcaggttgacgcaaaccCCCAGAACTGGATGGTGGCCGGGAGGAAATGTGGTCATGTATCATTGTCAAACGAGCAAG GTTCAAGGATGGAAATCACGGTGACATGCATCCCGCTGGTGTCCGGGTACGTCCACCCGCCACAGCTGGGCCTGCCGGAGGTGGGCGAGGTGAACATCAGCTGCAACCCGGCGGGGCCCCACCTGGTGTGCGTCCTCCCTCCGGCCCTCAGCACCTCCTACTGTATACCGGCGGCGTGA